In Leptodesmis sichuanensis A121, the following are encoded in one genomic region:
- a CDS encoding NUDIX domain-containing protein has protein sequence MAYRNPAPTVDIIIELIDRPHRPIVLIERLNPPLGWALPGGFVDYGESVETAAQREAQEETGLTVELVTQLHVYSDPQRDPRQHTLSVVFLATATGNPHAGDDAKHLDLFEPWRIPTNLCFDHDRILRDYYNYRNYGLRPKL, from the coding sequence ATGGCTTACCGTAATCCGGCTCCCACGGTTGACATCATTATTGAACTGATCGATCGCCCCCATCGGCCCATTGTTCTGATCGAGCGCTTAAACCCACCGCTCGGATGGGCACTTCCGGGAGGATTTGTGGATTATGGGGAATCCGTAGAAACAGCGGCTCAACGAGAAGCCCAGGAAGAAACGGGTCTGACGGTAGAGTTAGTCACGCAATTGCATGTGTATTCTGACCCACAGCGCGATCCGCGTCAGCACACCCTAAGTGTGGTCTTTCTCGCCACAGCCACAGGCAACCCCCACGCTGGAGACGATGCCAAACACCTGGATCTGTTTGAACCCTGGCGCATTCCCACCAATCTCTGCTTCGACCACGATCGCATCTTGCGTGACTATTACAACTACCGCAACTATGGTCTGCGTCCCAAGTTATGA
- a CDS encoding RidA family protein, translating into MAREIICTDQAPAPVGPYNQAIAATGKMVFVAGQIPLDPQTGEIVGNGDVAAQTERAIANLKAILEAAGATLNDVVKTSVFLKNMNDFGAMNGVYARYFAEDTAPARACVEVARLPKDVLVEIECIAVVS; encoded by the coding sequence ATGGCTCGTGAAATTATTTGCACTGACCAGGCTCCGGCTCCTGTTGGGCCTTATAACCAGGCGATCGCAGCGACTGGCAAAATGGTCTTCGTCGCTGGCCAGATTCCCTTAGATCCGCAGACTGGGGAGATTGTCGGGAACGGGGATGTTGCGGCTCAGACGGAGCGGGCGATCGCCAATCTGAAAGCAATTCTGGAAGCCGCGGGAGCCACGCTTAACGATGTTGTCAAAACCAGCGTTTTTCTCAAAAATATGAACGATTTTGGGGCAATGAATGGAGTGTATGCTCGCTACTTTGCGGAAGATACGGCTCCTGCCCGTGCCTGCGTTGAAGTCGCCCGCCTGCCCAAAGATGTGCTGGTTGAAATCGAGTGCATTGCCGTCGTCTCATAA
- a CDS encoding mechanosensitive ion channel family protein, with protein sequence MNIVVTVAGIAGIIASFVLLNGLVQFSTKVLAATWFQHHASKITNVRQNASVMLLVACITLCVLVIGVNGVLIFQGTSVLDFYLNLLASIPRKFWIALAIALFQSISLLLLVKLSLPYLLKALDRACVVAQNSDQITANDESVQVFFSTLKKVTANGIWLLTLILCGDFLHVPDILIKYLSVALKAYLAISLGRLMIKLLSVMIDTLDALSLRYSSPDNVLRHYERFRHLVPALKKALEYILYVAIATLVIQDIDSIAWITTYADEIVQIIGLYFLCGVVIEIFNIILEDLVLKTDHLTDLQRQRRLTIIPLFKSVLKYVTYFVGAILVLHLVGINPAPILAGAGIVGLAVGFGAQNLINDIVCGFFILFENYYLVGDYIKAGKEEERVVEGTVEAIELRTTHIRHPDGQLQIIRNGEIGSIVNYSKHYSYAKVDVPVPSGVELEQVYQLINKVGEHLQSQCLEVLEATQIEGLESFEADNLVIRTMTRVKPGKHLHVQRLLRSKLKAAFDHHQLTQNPQTQLEVVPK encoded by the coding sequence GTGAACATCGTTGTTACCGTTGCAGGAATTGCCGGGATTATCGCTAGCTTTGTATTGCTGAACGGCTTGGTTCAGTTCAGCACCAAGGTTCTGGCAGCAACCTGGTTTCAGCATCACGCCTCTAAGATAACCAACGTCCGGCAGAATGCCAGTGTGATGTTGTTAGTTGCCTGCATTACTCTGTGTGTGCTGGTGATTGGGGTAAACGGGGTCCTGATTTTCCAGGGTACAAGTGTCCTGGACTTTTATCTGAATCTACTAGCCAGCATTCCCCGCAAGTTTTGGATTGCGCTGGCGATCGCCCTGTTCCAGTCTATTAGCCTGTTACTACTGGTCAAACTCAGCCTGCCCTATCTGCTGAAAGCGTTGGATCGGGCCTGTGTAGTGGCTCAAAATTCAGACCAAATCACCGCTAACGACGAAAGCGTTCAAGTATTTTTCAGCACCCTCAAGAAGGTTACAGCCAATGGCATCTGGTTGCTGACGTTGATTCTTTGTGGCGATTTTCTACACGTACCCGATATTCTCATTAAATATCTCAGCGTTGCTCTCAAAGCGTATCTGGCAATTTCTCTAGGACGGTTAATGATCAAGCTGCTGTCGGTCATGATCGATACTCTCGATGCCTTAAGTCTGCGATATTCCAGCCCTGACAATGTGTTGCGTCATTACGAGCGATTTCGTCACTTAGTACCAGCTTTGAAAAAGGCGCTGGAATATATTTTGTATGTTGCGATCGCCACTTTGGTGATTCAGGATATCGACTCCATCGCCTGGATTACAACCTACGCAGATGAAATTGTTCAAATTATTGGACTCTATTTTTTATGTGGCGTGGTCATAGAAATCTTCAACATTATTCTGGAAGATTTAGTCCTCAAAACGGATCATCTGACCGATTTACAGCGGCAGCGTCGCCTCACCATTATTCCCCTCTTCAAAAGCGTCTTAAAATACGTGACCTATTTTGTGGGTGCGATTCTGGTGCTGCATCTGGTTGGCATTAATCCGGCTCCGATTTTGGCGGGGGCTGGTATTGTGGGGCTGGCAGTCGGCTTTGGGGCACAAAACCTAATCAACGACATTGTTTGTGGATTCTTTATTCTGTTTGAAAACTACTATCTGGTCGGCGATTACATTAAGGCCGGGAAAGAAGAAGAACGAGTGGTCGAAGGAACAGTCGAGGCGATCGAACTGCGAACGACTCACATTCGTCATCCCGATGGCCAGTTGCAGATTATCCGTAATGGCGAGATTGGCTCGATTGTCAACTACTCGAAACACTATTCTTATGCCAAAGTCGATGTTCCGGTTCCTTCAGGAGTAGAACTGGAGCAGGTCTATCAATTGATCAATAAGGTTGGTGAGCACCTTCAGAGTCAATGTTTAGAGGTTCTAGAAGCGACTCAAATTGAAGGGCTGGAAAGCTTTGAGGCTGACAATCTGGTGATTCGTACCATGACACGGGTAAAACCTGGTAAACACCTCCATGTCCAACGGCTGTTACGGAGCAAGCTCAAAGCCGCCTTTGATCATCACCAGCTTACCCAAAACCCTCAGACCCAGCTAGAAGTTGTGCCGAAGTGA
- a CDS encoding heavy-metal-associated domain-containing protein yields the protein MTLQLTVPNMACSACGETITKTVLALDPAAQVETDPKTKLVKIESQQSETAIKEAITAAGYTIA from the coding sequence ATGACCCTACAACTCACAGTTCCCAATATGGCCTGTTCCGCCTGTGGTGAAACCATTACCAAAACTGTTTTGGCGCTTGACCCTGCTGCCCAGGTGGAAACCGACCCTAAAACGAAGTTAGTCAAGATTGAAAGCCAGCAATCTGAAACGGCCATCAAAGAGGCCATTACGGCGGCTGGTTACACGATCGCCTAG
- a CDS encoding glutaredoxin family protein gives MRLILYSKPGCHLCEGLQEKLEQIQTLKFDLEVRDITTREDWFQQYQYEIPVLFLEIGHEAQDTGQETNYALIPLPRPSPRSSVPQLERLLQKYLHPDPQE, from the coding sequence ATGCGGTTAATTCTCTACAGCAAACCGGGCTGCCACCTCTGTGAAGGCTTGCAGGAAAAGTTGGAGCAAATCCAAACCTTAAAATTCGACCTGGAAGTTCGCGATATTACCACCCGCGAGGATTGGTTCCAGCAATACCAGTACGAAATCCCCGTATTATTTCTGGAAATAGGCCATGAAGCTCAAGACACGGGCCAGGAAACCAATTATGCCCTCATTCCCCTTCCCCGTCCTTCCCCCCGATCGTCCGTTCCTCAGTTGGAGCGTCTGCTACAGAAATATTTACACCCTGATCCCCAAGAATAG
- the malQ gene encoding 4-alpha-glucanotransferase yields the protein MTLLRASGILLHPTSFPGRFGIGELGLEAYQFIDFLTASGQQYWQVLPLGPTGFGNSPYMCYSAVAGNPLLISLELLRNEGFLAEEDLAQGPEFPGDRVDYEKVIAFKMPLLQQACENFKVRASDIQKTKFAGFCESKAYWLDDYCLYMALKEANQGASWYEWDPALVKRDPVALDHWGRRLNTEIVFHKFLQFIFFQQWSALKQYANDRGIQIIGDIPIYVAHDSADVWANPDAFCLDEETYRPSLMAGVPPDYFSATGQLWGNPVYNWEHLQQTDFKWWIHRFEAMLDYVDLIRIDHFRGFESFWAVEPDPEVPPEEWTAEKGEWVEAPGKEFFEMLREKLGKLPILAEDLGVITPEVEELRDYFEFPGMKILQFAFGSDPGNPFLPFNFPRNCLVYTGTHDNDTTVGWFESREDWEREAILRYLGHISPDGIHWDLIRLALSSVANLAIVPVQDLLGLGTWARMNFPGKPEGNWEWRYWGGNLSPELAERLRSLTYTFGRAPQPKGQSHT from the coding sequence ATGACATTACTTAGAGCCAGTGGAATTTTGTTACATCCCACCTCCTTTCCCGGTCGATTTGGCATCGGCGAACTGGGGCTGGAAGCCTACCAGTTTATCGATTTCCTGACAGCGAGTGGGCAGCAGTATTGGCAGGTGTTGCCCTTAGGCCCAACTGGGTTTGGCAATTCGCCCTATATGTGTTACTCCGCTGTTGCCGGAAATCCCTTGCTGATCAGTCTGGAGTTACTGCGGAATGAGGGATTCCTGGCGGAGGAGGATTTGGCGCAGGGGCCAGAATTTCCGGGCGATCGGGTGGATTACGAAAAAGTAATTGCTTTCAAAATGCCGCTGTTGCAGCAAGCCTGTGAAAACTTTAAGGTGAGAGCCTCGGATATCCAGAAGACGAAGTTTGCAGGCTTTTGCGAGAGCAAAGCATACTGGTTGGATGACTATTGCCTCTACATGGCTCTGAAGGAGGCGAATCAGGGAGCATCCTGGTATGAGTGGGATCCAGCCCTGGTGAAACGAGATCCGGTAGCCCTAGATCATTGGGGACGGCGGCTGAATACGGAAATTGTCTTTCACAAATTCCTGCAATTCATCTTCTTCCAGCAGTGGTCGGCCCTGAAGCAGTACGCCAACGATCGGGGCATTCAAATCATTGGTGATATTCCCATTTACGTGGCGCATGATAGTGCGGATGTGTGGGCGAATCCGGATGCCTTTTGTCTGGATGAGGAAACCTATCGCCCATCTCTTATGGCTGGGGTGCCACCAGACTATTTCAGTGCGACAGGACAGTTGTGGGGCAATCCGGTTTATAACTGGGAACATTTGCAGCAGACGGACTTTAAATGGTGGATTCATCGGTTTGAAGCAATGCTGGATTATGTGGATTTAATCCGCATTGATCATTTCCGGGGCTTTGAGTCCTTTTGGGCCGTGGAACCAGACCCGGAGGTGCCGCCAGAGGAATGGACAGCAGAAAAAGGAGAATGGGTGGAAGCACCAGGGAAAGAATTCTTTGAGATGCTGCGGGAGAAATTAGGTAAGCTGCCAATTCTGGCTGAGGATTTGGGCGTGATCACCCCTGAAGTGGAAGAACTACGGGATTATTTTGAATTTCCTGGTATGAAAATTTTGCAATTCGCCTTTGGCTCTGATCCGGGCAATCCCTTTTTGCCGTTTAACTTTCCCCGCAACTGTCTGGTCTATACCGGAACTCACGACAACGATACGACCGTGGGCTGGTTTGAAAGCCGAGAAGACTGGGAACGGGAGGCAATTCTGCGCTATCTCGGCCACATCAGTCCTGATGGCATTCACTGGGATCTGATTCGGTTAGCCCTCAGTTCGGTGGCGAATCTGGCGATCGTTCCGGTCCAGGATCTGTTGGGATTGGGCACCTGGGCACGCATGAATTTTCCTGGCAAGCCGGAAGGAAACTGGGAATGGCGCTATTGGGGTGGCAATCTATCTCCTGAACTGGCAGAGCGGTTGCGATCGCTGACTTATACCTTTGGCCGCGCTCCCCAACCAAAGGGACAGTCCCACACCTGA
- the rppB gene encoding two-component system sensor histidine kinase RppB, translated as MHQNKLFNQTRLRLAASYGGVMAIILGLSGIGFYRIMAHANWQATQHELEYTTGKLHTALEPVLKQPDQVEARIEKLLPGCCRVGTTCPVNDPPKQRNLLAPVQSSSYYLRLTDRSGQVLVMMGEQPEGKLTHVSLQPWQTIATPDGNRFLQLTRVLNTTTGRPWGYVQVGRSLQDLDDHLATIRLVLLLGLPLALVAITGASWWLSGLAMQPIYRSYRQIQQFTADAAHELRTPLAAIRATLEATLQEPDLSPTETRNTLQVIERQSNRLAQLVQDLLLLSRMDLQATSGKYEPCCLNDVIADLTEELTGLALKANVLLTTEIQVDHLLYVLADAAQLYRLIGNLMTNAIQYTPAGGKVWVMVSQDDQFAVIQIQDTGIGIAAGEQRRIFDRFYRVNSDRSRQSGGSGLGLAIAQAIARSHHGEIKVQSEPDKGSLFTLRLPLTNAQPVDD; from the coding sequence ATGCATCAGAATAAGCTATTTAATCAGACACGCTTGCGTTTAGCCGCCTCGTATGGCGGAGTCATGGCGATTATTCTGGGTTTAAGTGGCATTGGATTCTACCGCATCATGGCCCATGCTAACTGGCAGGCGACTCAGCATGAGTTGGAGTATACGACTGGTAAGCTACATACAGCGTTAGAACCCGTTCTGAAGCAGCCCGATCAGGTAGAGGCCAGAATTGAAAAGCTGCTGCCGGGGTGCTGCCGGGTGGGCACTACCTGTCCCGTGAATGATCCTCCAAAGCAACGAAATTTATTGGCCCCGGTTCAGTCCTCCAGTTACTATTTGCGACTGACCGATCGCTCAGGACAGGTACTGGTCATGATGGGAGAACAACCGGAAGGAAAGTTAACTCACGTCAGTCTACAACCCTGGCAGACGATCGCAACCCCCGATGGCAATCGGTTTTTGCAACTGACCAGAGTCTTGAATACGACAACGGGCAGACCCTGGGGATATGTGCAAGTTGGGCGATCGTTGCAAGACCTGGATGATCATCTCGCCACTATCCGATTGGTGCTGTTGCTGGGCCTCCCCCTGGCCTTAGTGGCGATTACGGGTGCCAGTTGGTGGTTATCGGGGTTAGCCATGCAGCCAATCTACCGTTCCTATCGGCAGATCCAGCAGTTTACGGCGGATGCGGCTCACGAATTGCGCACTCCCCTGGCAGCCATTCGGGCCACACTGGAAGCCACCTTACAGGAACCGGATCTCTCACCCACTGAAACTCGCAATACGTTACAGGTGATCGAGCGTCAGAGTAACCGTCTGGCACAACTGGTGCAGGATTTGCTGTTGCTCTCCCGAATGGATTTACAGGCTACTTCGGGTAAGTACGAACCCTGCTGTTTGAATGACGTGATTGCTGACCTGACGGAAGAATTGACAGGATTAGCACTCAAAGCCAATGTCCTACTGACCACAGAAATTCAGGTTGACCATCTTTTATATGTGCTGGCCGATGCAGCCCAACTGTATCGGTTGATTGGCAACCTCATGACGAATGCCATTCAATACACCCCCGCTGGCGGGAAGGTGTGGGTGATGGTGAGTCAGGACGATCAATTCGCCGTAATTCAGATTCAGGATACGGGCATCGGGATTGCCGCGGGTGAACAACGCCGAATTTTCGATCGCTTCTATCGGGTGAATAGCGATCGCTCCCGACAATCGGGGGGATCGGGATTGGGGCTGGCCATTGCCCAGGCGATCGCCCGTTCCCACCACGGAGAAATTAAAGTTCAGAGTGAACCGGACAAGGGAAGTCTATTTACGCTCCGTCTGCCGTTGACCAACGCTCAACCCGTTGATGATTAA
- the cysH gene encoding phosphoadenosine phosphosulfate reductase, with translation MTRSARPLLQPASLDLKKLNQKFEKLHPKDILAWCVTNVPEGLVQASAFSVDDMLITDLLYRELQPEHPVPVLFLDTLHHFPQTIELVAHARELYHLNLKVYKIKGVNSRKAFATKYGEALWDKDVTKFHHLTKVEPLQRGLRELGTIAWITGRRREQAETRTEMPIFEVDAEQRLQVNPLANWTRKETWAYVFEHDVIYNPLYDQGYSSIGDEPLTTPIQPGETE, from the coding sequence ATGACCCGATCTGCCCGCCCTTTGCTCCAGCCAGCGTCTCTTGACCTGAAAAAGCTCAACCAGAAATTTGAAAAGCTCCATCCCAAAGATATTCTGGCCTGGTGTGTTACCAATGTTCCTGAAGGACTGGTGCAGGCCAGTGCCTTTAGTGTGGACGATATGCTGATTACGGATTTACTTTATCGGGAGCTACAGCCTGAACATCCAGTACCTGTGCTGTTTCTCGATACGCTGCATCACTTTCCACAAACGATCGAACTGGTGGCCCATGCCAGGGAACTATATCACCTGAATCTCAAGGTCTACAAAATTAAGGGGGTCAATAGTCGCAAAGCCTTTGCCACGAAATATGGGGAAGCTCTGTGGGATAAGGACGTGACTAAATTTCATCACTTGACCAAAGTGGAGCCGCTACAACGCGGGTTAAGGGAGTTGGGAACGATCGCCTGGATTACAGGTCGTCGCCGCGAGCAGGCTGAGACTCGTACTGAAATGCCCATCTTTGAGGTGGATGCAGAGCAGCGTTTGCAGGTGAATCCTCTGGCGAATTGGACTCGCAAGGAAACCTGGGCTTACGTCTTTGAACATGACGTGATTTACAACCCATTGTATGACCAGGGCTATTCTAGTATTGGCGATGAACCGTTAACGACTCCTATTCAGCCTGGGGAAACGGAATGA
- the rppA gene encoding two-component system response regulator RppA produces MRVLLVEDELDLGTAIERVLSREKYIVDWVQDGTSAWDYLDNPTTQYILAIVDWMLPGLSGIELCQRLRAKRSPLPVLILTARDSIEDRVVGLDAGADDYLVKPFGMAELLARLRALQRRSTQVPASQLQVSNLLLDYGKSEVFVQDEMGNPQAIPLTAKEFQLLEYFMKHPDQILTRDQIENRLWDLQAEPTSNVVAAQIRLLRRKLAKYNCEGLIETVYGLGYRLNLTYASE; encoded by the coding sequence ATGCGCGTGTTATTGGTTGAGGATGAGTTGGATCTGGGAACCGCGATCGAGCGGGTTCTCAGTCGGGAAAAGTACATCGTGGACTGGGTGCAGGATGGCACCAGTGCCTGGGATTATCTGGATAATCCGACCACTCAATATATTCTGGCGATCGTAGACTGGATGTTACCCGGCCTCTCAGGGATTGAACTCTGCCAACGCCTGCGGGCCAAGCGCAGTCCTTTACCGGTCTTAATCCTGACGGCCAGGGATAGTATTGAAGACCGGGTAGTTGGGTTAGATGCCGGAGCAGATGATTATCTGGTGAAACCCTTTGGCATGGCAGAATTACTGGCACGGCTGCGGGCACTGCAACGGCGATCGACCCAAGTTCCGGCTTCCCAACTCCAGGTGAGTAATTTACTGCTGGACTACGGCAAATCAGAAGTGTTTGTTCAAGATGAGATGGGTAACCCGCAGGCAATTCCGCTCACGGCCAAAGAATTTCAGCTTCTGGAATATTTCATGAAGCATCCCGACCAAATTCTCACCCGCGACCAGATCGAAAATCGGCTCTGGGATTTGCAAGCAGAACCGACCAGTAATGTTGTCGCCGCTCAAATTCGGTTGCTGCGGCGTAAGTTGGCAAAGTACAACTGTGAAGGGCTGATCGAAACCGTTTACGGTCTGGGGTACCGTCTCAACCTCACCTATGCATCAGAATAA
- a CDS encoding UDP-N-acetylmuramoyl-L-alanyl-D-glutamate--2,6-diaminopimelate ligase, which yields MKLRELLATVSTITPPAEHPALDLEVKGLSTNSLACQPGDVFIGMPGTRVDGGEFWSGAIASGAIAAVISQQAASKAFNHPPEASTPACLLAAEDMVQTCAQLATAFYGHPAQRLKLVGVTGTNGKTTTTHLIEFLLNRVQQPTALLGTLYTRWPGFQQTAVHTTPFAVELQRQLAEAIAAGCKYGVMEVSSHALAQGRVLGCAFAVGVFTNLTQDHLDFHRDMDDYFAAKALLFSPNYLTGRAIVNQDDPYGQRLITQISGDRLWTYSTQDASADLWTGDLTYGPASVSGTLHTPHGEAPFVSPLVGQFNLANLLAAVGAALHLGIDLDTIVAALPEFAGVPGRMEQVSISPQQEISVIVDYAHTPDSLENLLRAARPFIPGKMICVFGCGGDRDRTKRPQMGRIAADLADVVYVTSDNPRTENPQQILDDILAGIPEAVHPHVICDRAAAIREAILTAQPGDGVLIAGKGHEDYQILGTEKIHFDDREQAREALARREMG from the coding sequence ATGAAGTTGCGCGAATTACTGGCTACGGTTTCGACTATCACTCCTCCGGCAGAGCATCCGGCTTTGGATCTGGAGGTCAAAGGATTATCGACCAATTCTCTGGCCTGTCAGCCGGGGGATGTGTTTATCGGGATGCCGGGAACCCGGGTAGATGGAGGGGAATTTTGGTCAGGAGCGATCGCGTCCGGGGCGATCGCGGCAGTCATTTCCCAGCAGGCGGCCAGTAAAGCATTCAATCATCCGCCTGAAGCCTCCACCCCGGCTTGCCTCCTGGCCGCAGAGGATATGGTGCAGACCTGTGCCCAGTTAGCCACTGCCTTCTATGGTCATCCGGCCCAACGACTAAAACTGGTGGGTGTGACAGGCACTAACGGCAAGACAACCACAACCCATTTGATTGAATTTTTGTTGAATCGGGTACAGCAGCCAACGGCCTTACTGGGAACGCTGTACACTCGCTGGCCGGGATTTCAGCAAACAGCAGTACATACCACACCTTTTGCGGTGGAACTGCAACGGCAACTGGCAGAGGCGATCGCAGCAGGCTGTAAATATGGGGTGATGGAAGTCAGTTCCCATGCGCTGGCTCAGGGACGGGTATTAGGGTGTGCCTTTGCAGTAGGCGTATTCACCAACCTGACCCAGGATCATCTGGACTTCCATCGCGATATGGATGACTACTTCGCGGCCAAAGCGCTGCTATTCAGTCCCAACTATTTAACTGGACGGGCGATCGTCAATCAGGATGATCCTTACGGTCAGCGGTTGATTACTCAAATATCCGGCGATCGCTTGTGGACTTACAGCACTCAGGATGCCAGCGCTGATTTGTGGACAGGGGATTTAACCTATGGGCCAGCCAGCGTTAGCGGCACACTGCATACGCCTCACGGGGAAGCTCCCTTTGTGTCTCCACTGGTCGGTCAATTCAACCTTGCCAATCTGCTGGCGGCTGTCGGTGCCGCCTTACATCTGGGGATTGACCTGGACACGATCGTCGCTGCTTTGCCAGAATTTGCTGGAGTGCCGGGACGGATGGAACAGGTTTCGATCTCGCCGCAGCAGGAGATTAGCGTGATTGTGGATTACGCCCACACCCCCGATAGCCTGGAAAACCTGCTGCGAGCCGCCCGTCCCTTCATCCCCGGAAAGATGATTTGTGTATTTGGCTGTGGCGGCGATCGCGATCGCACCAAACGTCCGCAAATGGGACGAATTGCCGCTGATCTGGCGGATGTCGTCTATGTCACGTCGGATAATCCCCGGACGGAGAATCCCCAGCAGATTCTGGATGATATCCTGGCTGGCATTCCAGAGGCGGTGCATCCACATGTGATTTGCGATCGTGCGGCAGCCATTCGGGAAGCGATTCTCACGGCTCAGCCCGGTGATGGAGTGTTAATTGCCGGAAAAGGGCACGAAGACTATCAGATCCTGGGAACGGAGAAGATTCACTTTGACGATCGGGAGCAGGCGCGGGAGGCGTTGGCAAGGAGGGAGATGGGGTAA
- a CDS encoding acyltransferase, producing the protein MKNQYHTLKASPAWESLITRLIALIPPVPKAWSLRRRLYQLILAQMSKTSFIQEGVEITGGRSIFLGNNTAILRHSCLIAESTSSKIYIGDAVTINKDVEIEAKDGAIVEIGDRTFINKSVWIMAGASVKIGKDCLIAPYVGIVATNRSYADPDIPINRQAPTSKGITIGDDCWLGHRVSVLDGVTIGQGCVIGAGAVVTKDIPPYSIAVGVPAKVVGSRKLGEVRDFKAPIRQAG; encoded by the coding sequence ATGAAAAACCAGTACCACACATTAAAAGCCAGCCCTGCCTGGGAATCTTTAATCACCCGACTGATTGCCCTGATTCCACCTGTGCCTAAGGCATGGTCGCTTCGGAGACGACTTTATCAATTGATTCTGGCCCAGATGAGTAAAACATCCTTCATCCAGGAAGGAGTAGAGATTACAGGGGGGAGAAGCATTTTTTTGGGCAACAACACGGCCATTCTTCGACATAGCTGCTTAATTGCAGAGTCTACAAGCAGCAAAATTTATATAGGCGATGCTGTCACCATCAATAAAGACGTAGAAATCGAAGCGAAGGATGGTGCGATCGTTGAAATTGGCGATCGCACCTTTATCAATAAAAGCGTCTGGATTATGGCCGGAGCGTCGGTCAAGATTGGCAAGGACTGCTTGATTGCTCCCTATGTGGGAATTGTTGCCACCAATCGCAGTTATGCGGATCCAGATATCCCCATTAACCGCCAAGCCCCCACATCCAAGGGAATTACAATCGGAGACGATTGCTGGTTGGGGCATCGTGTTAGTGTACTGGATGGGGTCACGATTGGTCAGGGATGTGTGATTGGAGCCGGAGCGGTGGTCACTAAGGATATTCCTCCTTACTCGATCGCCGTTGGGGTGCCTGCTAAAGTTGTGGGTAGTCGCAAACTTGGAGAAGTTAGAGACTTTAAAGCCCCGATTCGGCAAGCTGGCTAA